One Fusarium musae strain F31 chromosome 6, whole genome shotgun sequence DNA segment encodes these proteins:
- a CDS encoding hypothetical protein (EggNog:ENOG41) has protein sequence MAENQSDSDKEDVGSSTVTPLSPGKRQRKTKSTAYIDDLIAENQRLRQDDAKPRPEPSIPDVSSTETSSLQGTLLEERPWFFDMNVLHTPVLIGEASDAAFATRFRQAISEPGHSHIPRVNYAPDERLLALSDQDCPWPIPSRARLLVNVALKTAAKDRNFPGMAYFARATRILRIISERPRIDAIEIRLLLSFYSLALNRRYTAYALAGSSVRLSVVMGLHLNVPESQLRDAGAREHRNRVWWTAYSFDRMWASRLGHPVAIQDDDIEVDLPTDPVLDTPSDDFADSSYFIAGLRLARLAAKVINAIYTRRPQQKTLSQRVQEALRDLRAFVEELPPHLHIEPTDAPEPSPKPLSLHLYFNQVAITATRPILLHVLRTHVSAWDTQPRTEPQIPVSAMTLSEACIRCARHSCRLLIDCWIDGSFATFDYFYTQYLFSSATVLAISSLIDGKECRSDKEQFESAAQFLHQLKENGNFAAEEFCRHVDAMKVCMRALEARRGQYVVQDTGLLGLDVLNPTAGMALSEPSLQELLSQPVLDLQFIDASMYHDGAQGLYWPDISPESWSASGWTPGG, from the exons ATACATTGACGATCTCATCGCCGAGAACCAGCGTCTTCGTCAAGATGACGCCAAACCTCGGCCTGAGCCCTCCATCCCCGACGTCTCAAGCACCGAGACCTCATCCCTCCAAGGAACCCTCCTCGAAGAACGGCCCTGGTTCTTCGACATGAACGTTCTTCACACCCCCGTCCTCATCGGCGAAGCCTCCGACGCTGCGTTCGCAACACGCTTTAGACAAGCTATTTCTGAACCGGGACATAGTCACATACCCCGTGTGAACTACGCACCGGATGAGAGGTTGCTTGCGCTTTCGGATCAGGATTGTCCGTGGCCTATACCCTCTAGGGCAAGGCTGCTTGTTAATGTGGCGTTGAA GACGGCGGCCAAGGATAGGAACTTTCCGGGTATGGCGTATTTTGCGAGGGCGACTCGTATTCTTCGCATTATTAGCGAGAGACCTCGCATTGATGCCATTGAGATACGTCTTCTTCTG TCTTTCTACTCCCTCGCTCTTAACCGTCGATATACAGCGTACGCCCTAGCCGGCTCATCAGTCCGTCTCTCCGTCGTAATGGGTCTTCACCTCAACGTCCCCGAGTCCCAGCTCCGCGACGCTGGCGCCCGCGAACACAGAAACCGCGTATGGTGGACTGCTTACAGTTTTGATCGCATGTGGGCTTCTCGTCTTGGTCATCCCGTCGCCATTCAAGACGACGACATCGAAGTCGATCTCCCCACTGATCCAGTCCTAGACACTCCTTCAGATGACTTTGCCGACTCATCGTATTTCATCGCGGGTCTGAGACTCGCGAGATTGGCAGCAAAGGTGATTAACGCGATTTACACAAGGAGACCACAGCAGAAAACACTCTCGCAGAGGGTCCAGGAGGCGTTGAGGGATCTGAGGGCTTTTGTGGAGGAGTTGCCGCCGCATCTTCACATTGAACCGACTGATGCACCTGAACCGAGTCCGAAGCCTTTGTCACTGCACTTGTACTTTAACCAAGTCGCCATAACTGCAACTCGTCCTATTCTTCTACATGTTCTTAGAACCCACGTCTCAGCATGGGACACTCAGCCTCGCACGGAGCCTCAAATCCCCGTATCAGCCATGACGCTCTCCGAAGCATGTATCCGCTGTGCACGCCACTCGTGCCGCCTCCTAATCGACTGCTGGATCGATGGTTCTTTTGCAACATTCGATTACTTCTACACACAATACCTCTTCTCATCCGCCACAGTCCTCGCCATCTCAAGCCTAATCGACGGGAAAGAATGTCGCAGTGACAAAGAGCAATTCGAGTCAGCAGCGCAATTTCTGCACCAGTTGAAAGAGAATGGTAATTTTGCAGCGGAGGAGTTTTGTCGACATGTTGATGCTATGAAGGTTTGTATGAGGGCGCTTGAGGCGAGACGGGGACAATATGTAGTGCAGGACACGGGGTTGTTGGGGTTGGATGTGTTGAACCCTACGGCGGGTATGGCGTTGTCGGAGCCGTCGTTGCAGGAGTTGCTGTCGCAGCCGGTTTTGGATTTGCAGTTTATTGATGCGTCGATGTATCATGATGGGGCGCAGGGGCTGTATTGGCCTGATATTAGTCCTGAGAGTTGGAGTGCGAGCGGATGGACGCCAGGGGGCTAG
- a CDS encoding hypothetical protein (EggNog:ENOG41), protein MRSLLTLTLATATSAFVIPEGLDAFNTWKDDLKQTLEDIPTRFRKTLDEATEQLSTEFTAAIHNRLQDEEAYFPEDDVDDESADIFGRTGGDFTDHTTYELIAKSNYTKKFFKLVQKHEKFGKLLNSTDANYTLFVPTDEAFEHIPHHHKDKPSDEFVEAVLNYHLGIGEYPASRILFTHTIPTTLKEPLLGDKPQRLRTSVGFSGVRVNLYSKVIAVNFKTKNGIIHAVNRILVPPPFIGKEISLFPAQFSTLLLAFEKTDFVKYIHNIPMVGSTVFAPSNDAWRRLGPRANAFLFNTETGKKYLKALLKYQIVPNITLYSDEVYYGDEKVSKKLYGHGDDFHIELPTLLERSVGVDVHTFKSWTTIVLNGHNVIGFNDAVGKNGVIQVPKTIPIPPHRKGEHPSEMEGEISVEELKERLEEYVEEEDEDDFENGEL, encoded by the exons ATGAGGTCTCTTTTGACTCTTACTTTGGCTACGGCCACTTCAGCTTTTGTCATTCCTGAGGGTTTGGATGCGTTCAATACCTGGAAGGACGATCTGAAGCAGACGCTTGAAGACATCCCTACTCGCTTCCGCAAGACTCTTGATGAAGCGACTGAGCAGCTCTCTACGGAGTTCACAGCCGCAATCCACAACAGActccaagatgaagaagcttaTTTCCCTGAGGATGATGTAGACGACGAGTCTGCGGATATCTTTGGCCGAACAGGCGGTGACTTTACGGATCATACCACTTATGAACTCATCGCCAAGAGCAACTACACCAAGAAGTTCTTTAAGCTTGTGCAGAAGCATGAGAAGTTTGGAAAGCTGCTTAACAGCACTGATGCGAACTACACGCTTTTCGTTCCTACTGATGAGGCATTTGAGCAtattcctcatcatcataagGATAAGCCTAGTGATGAGTTTGTTGAGGCTGTTCTCAACTACCATCTTGGTATCGGGGAGTATCCTGCGTCGCGAATCTTGTTCACGCATACTATTCCTACGACGCTGAAGGAGCCTCTGCTTGGTGATAAGCCTCAACGTCTTCGCACGAGCGTTGGATTCTCTGGGGTGAGGGTTAATCTGTACAGCAAGGTCATTGCAGTCAACTTT AAAACCAAGAATGGCATCATCCACGCCGTCAACAGGATCCTCGTCCCTCCTCCCTTCATCGGCAAGGAAATCAGCCTCTTCCCCGCCCAATTCTCAACTCTTCTCCTCGCATTCGAAAAGACCGACTTCGTCAAGTACATCCACAACATCCCCATGGTCGGCAGCACCGTCTTTGCCCCCTCTAACGACGCATGGCGCCGTCTCGGTCCCCGTGCAAAcgccttcctcttcaacaccgaGACAGGCAAGAAATATCTCAAGGCCCTTCTCAAGTATCAAATCGTCCCCAACATCACTCTGTACAGTGATGAGGTGTACTACGGCGACGAGAAGGTGTCGAAGAAGCTTTATGGTCATGGCGATGATTTCCATATTGAGCTTCCAACGCTTCTTGAAAggagtgttggtgttgatgttcaTACTTTTAAGAGTTGGACTACTATTGTGCTGAATGGGCATAATGTTATCGGATTTAACGATGCTGTTGGTAAGAATGGTGTAATTCAGGTTCCCAAGACTATTCCTATTCCGCCTCATAGAAAGGGTGAGCATCCTTCTGAGATGGAAGGTGAGATTAGTgttgaggagttgaaggagaGATTGGAGGAGtatgtcgaggaggaggatgaggacgacttTGAGAATGGCGAGCTGTAA
- a CDS encoding hypothetical protein (EggNog:ENOG41) yields MAVVPTGNDNMSSLSTAYPTDGEVIDIGGSSINLTFVDDQLPKAFLGKGDFPKEIAYTSGMEKWNSIADKSYQTSDEMTIIKATAKQVVQELKSGTHIIDLGAANSKKFEPYVHEFIAQGKECVYVALDLSHASLVEHIAKAKSTFPGVKCIGLYGSFEQGDVYFKQTRPTARLFLSLGSIFYNAPDYMAKDRCIEFKGHMTPVDRLIVGQDGPTGAEASQTHAAYKTVEYNAFFTTYLQGLQDHAGIVGANPKTAWVVESKLNKAMHYFDVTATHNMTCTKFGIEVAAGTTFKMFKSWKRYEGEIHQLTNEVGLKIETLGKADNSGMRQYLIKAAEN; encoded by the exons ATGGCTGTTGTTCCCACTGGCAATG ACAATATGTCTTCTCTCTCTACTGCCTACCCTACCGATGGCGAGGTCATCGACATCGGTGGCTCTTCCATCAACCTCACTTTTGTTGACGATCAACTTCCCAAGGCCTTCCTTGGCAAGGGTGACTTCCCCAAGGAGATCGCCTACACTTCCGGAATGGAGAAGTGGAATTCCATCGCTGATAAGTCTTACCAGACTTCTGACGAGATGACTATCATCAAGGCCACCGCCAAGCAGGTTGTTCAGGAACTCAAGTCCGGTACTCACATCATCGATCTCGGTGCCGCCAACTCAAAGAAGTTTGAGCCCTACGTTCACGAATTCATCGCCCAGGGCAAGGAGTGTGTCTATGTCGCTCTCGACCTGTCCCATGCCTCGCTTGTTGAGCACATTGCTAAGGCTAAGTCAACCTTCCCTGGTGTCAAGTGCATTGGTCTCTATGGTTCTTTTGAACAGGGAGACGTTTATTTCAAGCAGACCCGCCCTACTGCTCGTCTCTTCCTGTCTCTCGGAAGTATCTTCTACAACGCTCCCGACTACATGGCCAAGGATCGTTGCATCGAGTTCAAGGGCCACATGACCCCCGTCGACCGTCTCATCGTCGGCCAAGATGGACCTACTGGCGCCGAAGCGAGCCAAACTCATGCCGCATACAAAACTGTCGAGTATAACGCTTTTTTCACGACTTATCTCCAGGGCCTTCAGGACCACGCTGGCATTGTTGGTGCTAACCCCAAGACCGCTTGGGTCGTTGAAAGCAAGCTCAACAAGGCGATGCATTATTTTGATGTGACTGCGACTCACAACATGACTTGTACTAAGTTTGGAATCGAGGTCGCCGCGGGTACAACTTTCAAGATGTTTAAATCTTGGAAGCGGTACGAGGGAGAGATTCACCAGCTGACCAACGAGGTCGGTCTCAAGATTGAGACTCTCGGCAAGGCTGACAATTCCGGAATGCGTCAGTAtctcatcaaggctgctgagaacTAA
- a CDS encoding hypothetical protein (EggNog:ENOG41), with protein MASAKSQQFFHTSGATDSFSKLNQDIEADVCVIGAGIGGISTAYELVTRGCEVVLLEARQVLSGETGRTSGHLTNDLDDGYTEISKKHGDEGARIAAESHAWGRDRVGEISKMLGIECEYRKLPAYEVSQYSTEQAKEHEDEMNELRKEEAAQRKFGIDARFDESLTVRGWDGAIDQRGGLIVKDQATFHPTKYLNGVLKWLKAQPNFRCFDQTRVMSVEEKGIEILGIGNKSVTVSTADGQTVKCSNAVEATCIPLQKLSVIAQMEFMRSYCIAARVPKGAIEDCLLYDQAEEYKYIRLTACDDEYDYLVVGGCDHKVGQEDTTTEFGELEKWTRERFSQVKSVDYRWSGQIFEPVDFMQFVGKNQGNDHIYIITGDSGDGLTHGVLAGRLIADEIDGIKNPWADVYSPKRIASMVKSLPSMIAHDVQINAQYKRFLQSDITDIEDLGRGMGGVLNKAGSKPIAVYKDEDGNVKQYSALCPHMKGVVCWNTTEKSFDCPVHGSRFSREGICVMGPSKGNLDPVDEAGKADQENVAGS; from the exons ATGGCATCCGCCAAGTCGCAACAGTTCTTCCATACCTCGGGCGCGACAGATTCA TTCTCCAAGTTGAACCAAGACATCGAGGCTGACGTCTGCGTCATCGGTGCTGGCATCGGCGGTATTTCTACTGCTTACGAGCTCGTCACTCGCGGGTGCGAAGTCGTCCTACTGGAAGCTCGTCAGGTACTCTCTGGAGAGACAGGTCGGACCAGTGGCCATTTGACCAATGATCTTGACGACGGGTATACTGAGATTTCCAAGAAGCACGGCGACGAAGGCGCCAGAATAGCTGCTGAAAGTCACGCCTGGGGAAGAGATCGCGTAGGAGAGATCTCCAAGATGCTTGGTATTGAGTGCGAGTATCGCAAGCTTCCGGCTTATGAAGTTTCTCAGTATTCTACAGAGCAAGCGAAAGagcatgaggatgagatgaatgaGCTTCGCAAAGAGGAGGCAGCTCAGCGAAAGTTTGGCATAGACGCTAGATTCGAT GAATCGTTGACTGTTCGTGGCTGGGATGGAGCAATCGACCAGCGCGGCGGTCTCATCGTCAAAGACCAAGCAACATTCCATCCAACAAAGTACCTCAACGGCGTCCTCAAATGGCTCAAAGCCCAGCCTAACTTCCGCTGCTTCGACCAAACACGCGTAATGTCCGTTGAAGAAAAAGGCATTGAGATTCTCGGCATCGGCAACAAATCCGTCACCGTCTCAACAGCAGATGGCCAGACCGTCAAGTGCAGCAACGCCGTCGAAGCAACCTGCATTCCCCTCCAGAAACTCAGCGTCATCGCTCAGATGGAGTTTATGCGGTCGTACTGCATCGCTGCGCGTGTACCCAAGGGCGCTATTGAGGATTGTCTTTTGTATGATCAGGCGGAAGAGTATAAGTACATTCGACTGACGGCctgtgatgatgagtatgACTATCTTGTTGTTGGGGGATGTGATCATAAAGTCGGTCAGGAAGATACGACTACTGAGTTtggagagcttgagaagtggACGCGTGAGAGGTTTTCACAGGTCAAGTCTGTTGACTATCGATGGAGTGGACAGATCTTTGAGCCTGTTGATTTCATGCAGTTTGTTGGTAAGAACCAGGGCAACGATCACATTTACATCATCACAGGTGATTCAGGCGATGGTTTGACGCATGGAGTGTTGGCTGGGCGATTGATCGCAGATGAAATCGACGGCATCAAGAACCCATGGGCGGATGTCTACTCTCCCAAGCGCATCGCATCAATGGTCAAGTCGCTCCCTAGCATGATCGCCCACGATGTACAGATCAATGCGCAGTACAAGCGCTTCCTACAATCGGACATCACAGACATTGAAGATCTCGGTCGCGGAATGGGCGGAGTATTGAACAAG GCCGGATCAAAGCCCATCGCGGTGTacaaagacgaagatggcAACGTGAAGCAGTACAGCGCTTTGTGTCCCCATATGAAAGGCGTCGTGTGCTGGAACACTACCGAGAAGAGCTTCGACTGTCCTGTTCACGGAAGTCGATTCTCACGAGAGGGTATTTGTGTGATGGGGCCGTCAAAGGGAAACTTGGATcctgttgatgaagctggcaAGGCTGATCAGGAGAATGTCGCCGGTAGTTAA